The genomic window gggaaaaaaaatttgggactcacaaactcatgaaaatgaatgttgaaaattaaagtcaaataaatagctttatttttaaaatgcaattttctttttaagaattctTCAGTAGTCCTCTactatctctaggataaaataaaaacccttTCCAAAGTGGTTCCAGCCAATGTTCCCAGGCTAATTTCAGACTACTTCCTTTCAAGTACTCTACACAGTGAACAAATTATTCTGTTTGCTCTTTCTTGAACACCATATTCCATTTCACAGATCCATTTCTTGGTACAgcctgtcctccatgcctggagttCATGCTCTCCTTACCTCTTCATCTTAGAATTCTTAACATCCTTCCAAGGTCAGCTCAGGTGCCGCACCTTAAGGCCCAGGTTCTTAATCTTTGTTTTTGAAATTACGATTACTTTTAATGTCAAAGCCCCTTTTGGAAatttggtgaagcctgtggatcacttcttaggaaaatgattttaagtacatcaaataaaatacagacaaggaaaccaatgacattgaaatacagttatcacattaaaaaacaaaaaacagatttAAAGTCCTTTCTGCCTTAAAGAAGACTTTTTCTGACCTCCCGAAGTATTAGGGATCTCTCCTTTTTCAAATCATTGTGTATTTTCTTAGCAGTCTCTTATCTCTAAGGAATTTAGAGACATTATCTTTGTATGCATAACGCCTAGCCCTATACTTTGGATAAAGCAGGTGTTTAAAGGGTGTTTATTGAACAAATTGTTAGATAGAAGAGAGtggtagaggaaggagagaaggcttCACGGAAGAGGGGGCACTTGAGCTGGGGTCTTTAAACAAGAGAAGAATTTTGACAGGAAGAGATAAGAAGAGAGGCATGGAGAACGTGCAGAGGTGGAAGAGAATGAGGACATTTGAGAAACTGGGGAACAGCCTGTCATTTAGTTTGGGTGGAATGTAGAGTGtgaaggggagtgatagaagagaAATCTAGGGAGGCAGGTGAGAGCCAGATTATGTATGAGAGAGAACAAATGATCTAGTTGTATTGTTCAGTTGGGACTCCAGGCTCATACCGTTCACGGAGCTTTCtcggcaaagatgctggagtggtttgccatttccttctccagtggattaaggcaaacagaggttaggtgacttgccctgggtcacacggttagtaagtgtctgaagctgaatttgaactcaggtcttcttgacttcaggcccagtgctctatccaccaagccacctagctgcttcctagGCAAACAGGTTGgccttggggtcacacagctagtaagagtctgaagtcaaatttgaactatCTTCCTGAATCCTAGCAGTATTCTGTTCACTGAGTTAcccagttttctctctctctctctgtctctgtctctgtctctgtctctgttcctctctctttttctctcttcctgtatctctctttctctccctgtctctgtctcctctcacatatataaacacacatacgtatttatatgtatgtgtatatatatatgttaagtAGAGgggtttatatttttttcttagaagcaATAAGAAGACCCAGAACTAGTTAAGTGGGAGAATCAGGTAGCcaaatctgctctcagagaaAGTTACTTTGTTGGCAGTGTGTAGAATTTACTATAGTGGGGAAAAACTTGAGACCAGGAGACTAATTAGGAGTCTGTTTCAATAATCCAGGAAAGAGGTAATAAGGGACTAGCTAGCTGGTAGCTTTTTGAGAGGAGAGATGTAATactttgacaactgattggactTGTAAGGCAAGGAAgactgaggagtcaaggataatgctGAGGTTACAGAACTGGGAGATTCTAAAAATGGTGGTGATAGAAATAGGGGTCTGGGGAGGGCAGGGTTAGGGGAAAAGATTatcagttcagttttggatatgttaacTTTAACTTATCTTTGGGACGTCCAGTATGACATAGCTATCACGCAAATAAAGctcagggaagagaatggggcTGGATCTGGGAATTATCTGCATTGAGATGGCAATTAAACTCATGGAAACTCATGCCTTTGCCAAGGAGAGTACAGGGAGAAGAGAATTGTTAGAAATTTATCTTTAATATTTTGATGATCAAAAGTACTAATTCTCTCTCCcccacttatttttaaaatgtattggtACATTTTGTTATGACACAAGAGACACTCAAAAAGCCCATCTTGCAAAGTTTATTTCCTGAGAAAACAATAAGTGATTCTTGAACTAGTTCTCCAAACAGTACAATGCATAACCAACCAGCTGTTGATAACACTTCTTGGTTCAGAGTATGGGAAATAAGGCCTAACAATCAGTTGATTgagccaataaacattttaaaacttcCCTTAGTTCCTAGACAATAGCTAAACAATGCGTCTAAACTCTTCAGCTAATTACCCCCTAGGTAATAGGCTTTCACTGGGCTCTTCAAAAATAcacaaaacacaagaaaaaaagcaGGAAGCCATTAGCACCTCGTAATTGAAGTCAACAAGAAATCTATTTATTTTGCCAGACTCTAGGCCACCTGCCTTCCCACCATCACCAAGAAAGCATTATATATAACCACTTCCTTAATCTAGTCAAAATCCACTGAattctctgtgtctttcctttccccctaccATTTTAAGAATCTGGAAAataacttgaagaaaaaaatcatgtatcTCCTGCTGCTTCAGCTGCTAGTGATCTTGGGTCTGGGAGAGTCCAAGCAACAGATGCTGCCAGGTAAAAACGAGAGAGCTCAGCATCCCTTTCATGCCGCTGATTATCAGGGCCTTGGAGCACTTTCGACAGacatttttgaggaggaccaAGAAAAGCCAGACTTGTTTGTAGCCATACCCCACCTGATAGACTCTGAGCAGACAGAAACTCCCAGAGAGCAAAGAGACATATTATTCAGGTTTATGTATGCCTCTGAGAAACAGAAGCCAGAAAGGCATCTGGAAACAGGGGATCCTGCTAGAGAGGCCTTCAAATCTAGGGCCCCAGCAAATGCTGAGACTGATGGCAAGGAAATTGAGAAACCCCATCTCCAGGAAGAAGCCCAAAAATTCTGGCACTATTTCTTGTTTAGAAAGAGCCCAGCTTCACAGGAGGTCATCTTGCCCATCAAAAGCAATGAAGTACATCAGGAGACCTGTAGGACAGTACCCTTCTCCCAGGTAAGTACCAGAATGAAGGAGAGGATCTCAGAGCTGAGTTCCCTTGGTCCACATACCCTTCCCTCTGAGTGCACAGTTTTGGTGTTCAGTCATAAGCCAAAGTCTCTTTTAAAACATTGACTTTGCTGATATACGGTAAGGGAAATGCTTTATAACTATAAAACTCTAAATAAATGAAAGCTTATTTTCTTACTATTtacttattattccttttttacaTATTATATCATATGTAGTATTGTTAATATTACTatcttatattaataatattgttaataataattattattccttCATCAATttcctcagatattttctagcaTTATCTTGATGCAGGGCTAATGGTGCAACAGTAGAAGTAACTA from Notamacropus eugenii isolate mMacEug1 chromosome 1, mMacEug1.pri_v2, whole genome shotgun sequence includes these protein-coding regions:
- the CER1 gene encoding cerberus; protein product: MYLLLLQLLVILGLGESKQQMLPGKNERAQHPFHAADYQGLGALSTDIFEEDQEKPDLFVAIPHLIDSEQTETPREQRDILFRFMYASEKQKPERHLETGDPAREAFKSRAPANAETDGKEIEKPHLQEEAQKFWHYFLFRKSPASQEVILPIKSNEVHQETCRTVPFSQTIIHDDCEKVVIQNNLCFGKCRSFRSSEATVHHHAFCSHCLPTKFTTKELMLNCPGSNPVAKVVMIVEECQCKVKEGQDEEHLHSDSHA